A genomic segment from Aspergillus puulaauensis MK2 DNA, chromosome 1, nearly complete sequence encodes:
- the aah1 gene encoding adenosine deaminase (COG:F;~EggNog:ENOG410PGAZ;~InterPro:IPR001365,IPR028892,IPR006330,IPR032466, IPR006650;~PFAM:PF00962;~go_function: GO:0000034 - adenine deaminase activity [Evidence IEA];~go_function: GO:0019239 - deaminase activity [Evidence IEA];~go_process: GO:0006146 - adenine catabolic process [Evidence IEA];~go_process: GO:0009168 - purine ribonucleoside monophosphate biosynthetic process [Evidence IEA]) — translation MCLSSNTSDSQWHAFLHGLPKCEHHVHLEGCLTPSLIFHLATKNNITLPDPVINSAYASIETLTVRYGSFTSLDDFLAFYFIGMAVLKDKSDFEELAWAYFQRAHEDGVHHAEVFFDPQVHMERGVEYRVIVDGYVAGCKRAERELGVTTRLIMCFLKHLPLESAADLYTTALGEGHLDDMHNGVIHGLGSSSSEVGPPKDLFRPIYASAAERGVRLTAHAGEEGDSSYIAAALEMGATRIDHGIRLVEDVELMERVAREKVLLTVCPVSNVQLKCVSSVSEVPIRAFLDAGVRFSINSDDPAYFGAYVLECYCAVQEAFGLSVGEWRVIAENGVHGSWIEEERKGELLTKIEEHVSRFEGLLV, via the coding sequence ATGTGCCTCTCATCAAACACCTCTGATTCCCAATGGCACGCCTTCCTGCACGGCCTCCCCAAATGCGAACACCACGTCCACCTCGAAGGCTGCCTTACGCCATCTCTGATCTTCCACCTCGCGACCAAAAACAATATCACTTTGCCCGACCCAGTCATTAATTCTGCGTACGCCTCCATCGAAACCCTAACAGTCCGCTATGGCAGCTTCACCTCGCTCGacgacttcctcgccttctacTTCATCGGCATGGCCGTCCTCAAAGACAAAAGCGATTTTGAGGAACTTGCATGGGCGTACTTCCAGAGGGCGCATGAAGACGGTGTTCACCATGCAGAGGTCTTCTTTGACCCGCAGGTGCATATGGAGCGCGGCGTGGAGTACCGCGTTATTGTCGATGGATATGTTGCCGGATGTAAGAGGGCTGAACGGGAGTTAGGGGTGACTACGCGCCTGATTATGTGCTTTTTGAAGCACTTGCCGTTGGAATCTGCGGCAGACCTTTACACTACGGCGTTGGGGGAGGGGCATCTTGATGATATGCATAATGGGGTGATTCATGGTCTCGGGTCTTCGTCGAGTGAGGTTGGACCGCCTAAGGATCTGTTCAGGCCAATATATGCCTCTGCTGCGGAGCGCGGGGTGAGATTAACGGCACatgctggggaggagggggataGCTCATATATTGCTGCAGCACTGGAGATGGGTGCTACGCGAATTGACCATGGGATTCGACTtgttgaggatgtcgagCTCATGGAGAGAGTTGCGAGAGAGAAAGTGTTGTTGACAGTCTGTCCGGTGTCGAATGTGCAGTTGAAATGTGTGAGCTCTGTGTCGGAGGTGCCTATTCGGGCATTTCTTGATGCTGGCGTGAGGTTTAGTATTAACAGCGACGATCCGGCGTACTTCGGGGCATATGTGCTGGAGTGCTACTGTGCGGTGCAGGAGGCATTTGGGTTGAGTGTGGGTGAATGGAGGGTCATTGCAGAGAATGGGGTCCACGGAAGTTGgattgaagaggaaagaaagggagagTTGTTAACGAAGATTGAAGAGCATGTTAGCAGGTTTGAGGGGCTTCTTGTATAG
- the NUO24 gene encoding complex I 24 kDa subunit family protein (COG:C;~EggNog:ENOG410PFVJ;~InterPro:IPR042128,IPR036249,IPR002023,IPR041921;~PFAM:PF01257;~go_function: GO:0016491 - oxidoreductase activity [Evidence IEA];~go_process: GO:0055114 - oxidation-reduction process [Evidence IEA]) — translation MASKFFPALPRAGRQLTRTVPRPQFRPFSAGPQRFSDVLHVHRNSPENNPSLPFKFSEQNNQLIEEIVARYPPQYKKAAVMPLLDLGQRQHGYTSISVMNEVARLLEMPPMRVYEVATFYTMYNREPVGKFFVQLCTTTPCQLGGCGSDKIVKAITEHLGITNGHTTEDGLFTYLEVECLGACVNAPMVQINDDYYEDLTPESMKALLTALKESATATSGSQVKIPAPGPLSGRDTCENSAGITTLTDIVWDPETMMRKDGALDGEAQQPAQ, via the exons ATGGCTTCCAAATTCTTCCCTGCCCTGCCGCGGGCTGGCCGCCAATTGACTCGCACTGTCCCCCGACCCCAGTTCAGACCCTTCTCCGCTGGTCCGCAACGGTTCAGCGATGTCCTTCATGTG CACCGCAACTCCCCCGAGAACAATCCGTCCCTCCCCTTCAAGTTCTCCGAGCAGAACAACCAGCTCATCGAAGAGATCGTCGCCCGTTACCCCCCTCAATacaagaaggctgctgtcATGCCTCTCTTGGACCTTGGCCAGCGTCAACATGGTTACACTAGCATCAGCGTTATGAATGAGGTCGCCCGCCTCCTTGAGATGCCCCCGATGCGCGTCTACGAAGTCGCAACTTTCTACACAATGTACAACCGCGAACCGGTCGGCAAATTCTTCGTCCAGCTTTGCACAACG ACACCATGCCAACTTGGTGGTTGCGGAAGCGATAAGATCGTCAAGGCCATCACGGAGCACCTCGGAATCACAAACGGTCACACAACCGAAGACGGCCTTTTCACATACCTCGAAGTCGAATGTCTCGGTGCCTGTGTTAACGCCCCTATGGTCCAGATCAACGACGACTACTACGAAGATCTCACCCCCGAATCGATGAAGGCCCTCCTCACCGCGCTCAAGGAGTCCGCTACCGCTACCTCCGGCAGCCAGGTTAAGATCCCCGCTCCCGGTCCTCTGAGTGGCAGAGACACCTGTGAGAACAGCGCTGGCATCACCACCTTGACAGATATCGTGTGGGATCCcgagacgatgatgaggaaggatGGTGCCCTGGACGGAGAGGCGCAGCAGCCCGCGCAATAA
- a CDS encoding putative SNF2 family helicase (COG:L;~EggNog:ENOG410PFXX;~InterPro:IPR027417,IPR001106,IPR001525,IPR000330, IPR038718,IPR029063,IPR024083,IPR014001,IPR008948, IPR023144;~PFAM:PF00221,PF00145;~go_function: GO:0003824 - catalytic activity [Evidence IEA];~go_function: GO:0005524 - ATP binding [Evidence IEA];~go_function: GO:0008168 - methyltransferase activity [Evidence IEA]) has protein sequence MPLSYIAGAIEGNPDVYVQAQGPDKPRIMKSNEGLKFADIKAQKLGPKEGLGLINGTSTSAAVASLVLYETNQLSVLVQALSTMGLEALMGTAESFHPFISAVRPHDGQIECANNLLYLLRGSKLAQGVDVQKAQDRPSLIQDRYALRCVPQWIGPQLEDIKLAHRQVTTELNSTCDNPLVDVRSGSVFSGGNFQAVSITSAMEKTRMCLQMLGRLIFSQATEMIDPDLNNGLPTNLVADDPSLSFTMKGVDISMASYMAELGYLSNPVSSHIQPAEMRNQAINSMALVSARYSMQAVEVLSLMCACDMYIACQALDLRALHLVFLEKAKVQMSAVTSNIFSVYLSESGLKGLNQSLDEHLVRSWPVTNRLNAPDRVHTVVENALSVLLEALNNHQCLQEPGLGDLNRWKSQMHDSLNQVFRETADAFFLKQHTADLLGEGSKILYQTVRQELGVPFHQGFVEHPTVGNETLNGRSKKTIGSWISIIYEAIRDGRLMKTLMQSLASTANKTSYFETQSQNNRDSLDGQTTKAVKTDRFAEEVEVEDNLDLPTASKKPRNNETPGLSQIQFQLESTSITSSNPSSTGIVSGMKRLGIDNPDGTKDGVKRPRLSPRTPQPQTEHSPQDKEKEADITSTSEEAPTAAHTLTQPSLPSLPEPEVHQGPEDSTDNDIPELVRSRPYSGPRKPRTQLAQHLPPLWNLSDIFKSLTNRAIELNLDDVLSHLGDRRLRVVTVCSGTESPLLALEMVRENLQKYFNRTLNFQHLFSAEIVPFKQAYIERNFHPRLLFRDVTELKDRVAQTAYGSLEKIPKNVDILIAGFSCVDFSGLNNHRKTLDEEGESGGTFWGIVRYARAYRPRLVILENVKTAPWKKIAQHWNDIGYFAIHADVDTKAYYLPQTRERGYMFCVDKKSIAENGLAEEDMQQWTEILKRFKRPASSPAGMFLIDADDRRLEQIEKDMAAKIASSASAAKATVNWDRYQVRHQSYRLNQGLGYRRPVSKSQDDGTCRMPDFAWQTWVKSLPERVWDTIDVNFLRKLVEGYDMNYKERCLELSQGIDREMDSRAFGIVGCITPTGLPFMTTRGGPLCGLESLALQGLPLDRLLLTQESQRELQDLAGNAMSSTVVGAAILSALIVGHRALKKGNSLQESDFRAPKRKAIIPQGENNLVESSMHLDAATVVNMSKLQDQATSSARYCICERQTSTRAVILRCTHCSHTACSECSGNPQHAYERWTDLVRTSPLDFISSLRAFLPARLVVNGITHGSYAKLRFGSSIAPTILAEFLDAVFRAVGDELRLLDIKRSESWTVLYEGKSSVLKLVVQVKSITWLLFAKPRESDPALCLIREVLSKPIARMVVPQSGSILEGNWEICAPLSSSCSLGLSGSGGRVQSYESKCGLELERFRDSLTWTHITVEGADEEVNDLEIDVRGTYELLQDCGTANACLHKKAASVGEPVVYLFLDPAKLGEPKSDSFVFAFDHTRNPGYECRLSIAEVSHKWRSSNATEKTDTTAVYYKKWIACPTVSLASYAGDSESPIRCYNLQPASSIPLIDDGCNNANLTLLAFTAPTAAIDAPRLTAEWGVTDPVDSPQVLRKYVWLLQKAAAYSGFREWNEVTEAKVQGPCMVCVPPKPGIKWGRDARGRVKAYEDPYSAARYERDIKSRPPPFLIFQRTNKQGLAELHVTLNIQTLLHQAHGRLSSPNAASFHWRLIPNSYNTKELSFPAFNLRSNRSDPLSTQPPGFIVELRPEQRRSLSWMIEQEDENIEPFIEEETEEAILESLMWRAEGKVTVPKTVRGGILADDVGYGKTAIVLGLIDKLYNMANVDFSVPLNADGFIPSRATLIVVPTIMVQQWRSEIVKFLGSKYNVLVFPSAAALKKVSIRDIRKCDIVLVSWAVFSTTSYYQRFKQFAGAPEVPLKAGRNFDDWFSHAHGLMKRHVRVLAEQGPRAFQDDLKNRRAQTKDAQEEYRYVPSKRLRGKKYTLAKLNKECEAKSSSVSYAEVSSAEEDSDEAGGENISDSLEAKVESLLRRVIPKFSKAKEEESDEEQIADSKSAKPWHDWKEFNISRNSRSKQPWEAVKGIPLHAFAFNRLVIDEFTYASIDRLNQLLALQARSRWVLSGTPPLNDFADVNTIAPFMGVHLGIDDDDTNPQNRRLKAIRNQRSDAETFQSFRAPRSEAWHRRRYGVAQNFLDRYARRNIAEIDEIPSTEHIVLVRQSPAEKAIYLELYKQLMTYNRQLRRSTSRGGFGSDQAERLDEIIASSSTTEEALIKRCTSLALQGRWDADGKPEAATCVSLIETREEQLEKLKNDLKSKLKLAAWVYCACNRSHEKFDKFVQSVARHDFGDMGVTGEVYPLLNTAIHTSRNEDWKLFFANPDSKVQENEEDDKENIKDTEDTDATAEKPTAKAKTVTPLPTKPTQMREFEPVLREVTTTIRNLLVEWVLRKRALRFLKIVRQMQTNPADVPSCDRCQNQPGLLAKVNILGSCGHAICLTCTQQTIEKEECEVEGCRGSGKRFNIINAMILGCDTDNLDSPVADIDKSSEYGGTKMDVLVDILGHQIPKHERALLFIQFPDLMDIASKALDSARITHTTISSADRNASLKIEKFQKEGFGDSKVLLLNLGSEMAAGLNLQCANHIVFLSPFFAQTQYDYDSTMTQAIGRCRRYGQTNHVHVYHLLAKMTIDVNILQERRGKVLVEREGEAALVDPEEALESEAITCQGPEMLVDNAF, from the exons ATGCCACTATCATACATTGCTGGGGCCATTGAGGGCAACCCTGACGTGTACGTTCAGGCTCAAGGTCCCGATAAACCCCGGATAATGAAGTCAAATGAAGGACTGAAATTTGCGGACATAAAGGCTCAGAAATTGGGACCAAAGGAAGGCCTAGGTCTGATAAACGGAACGTCAACGTCTGCTGCAGTGGCTAGCTTGGTACTCTACGAGACGAATCAACTGTCCGTGCTAGTGCAAGCACTTTCGACTATGGGTCTCGAGGCTCTCATGGGGACTGCCGAGAGCTTTCATCCTTTCATTTCCGCTGTTCGGCCTCATGATGGACAGATCGAGTGTGCCAATAACCTGCTTTACCTACTTCGAGGGTCAAAACTTGCACAAGGCGTTGATGTCCAAAAAGCTCAGGATCGCCCGAGTTTGATTCAAGACCGGTATGCACTACGTTGTGTACCACAGTGGATAGGACCACAACTAGAAGATATTAAACTCGCCCATCGGCAAGTTACGACTGAGCTCAATTCAACTTGTGACAATCCGCTTGTGGATGTGAGGTCTGGTTCTGTCTTTTCAGGAGGAAATTTCCAGGCGGTATCCATAACTTCTGCTATGGAGAAAACCAGAATGTGTCTGCAGATGCTTGGCAGGCTTATATTCTCGCAAGCCACGGAGATGATTGATCCGGACTTGAACAATGGCCTTCCTACCAATCTTGTTGCTGATGATCCAAGCCTGTCATTTACCATGAAAGGTGTGGATATCAGCATGGCATCATATATGGCAGAGTTGGGATATTTGTCGAACCCCGTGAGTTCGCATATTCAACCAGCGGAGATGCGCAATCAAGCCATCAACTCCATGGCTTTGGTATCGGCTCGGTATAGTATGCAAGCTGTGGAGGTATTATCTCTCATGTGTGCATGCGATATGTACATCGCCTGTCAAGCTTTGGATTTGCGTGCCCTCCATCTCGTTTTCTTGGAGAAGGCTAAGGTCCAGATGAGCGCCGTCACATCGAACATATTTTCTGTATATCTTTCTGAATCAGGATTGAAGGGCTTGAATCAATCTCTTGACGAACATTTGGTAAGATCTTGGCCGGTGACCAACCGTCTCAACGCACCGGACCGTGTCCATACGGTGGTCGAAAACGCACTCTCGGTCCTTTTAGAAgccctcaacaaccaccaatGCCTCCAAGAACCAGGACTGGGAGATTTAAATAGGTGGAAGTCTCAGATGCACGACTCACTGAACCAGGTATTCCGAGAGACCGCGGATGCATTTTTCCTGAAACAGCACACCGCAGACCTACTCGGTGAGGGATCCAAGATTTTATATCAAACGGTACGACAAGAACTGGGGGTCCCATTCCACCAGGGTTTTGTTGAGCACCCAACTGTGGGCAACGAGACCTTGAACGGCCGCTCTAAGAAGACTATCGGGTCGTGGATATCTATTATCTACGAGGCGATTCGTGATGGCCGACTTATGAAGACGTTAATGCAGTCTCTTGCTTCTACAGCTAACAAAACGAGTT ACTTCGAGACCCAGAGTCAGAATAACCGTGATTCTTTGGATGGCCAGACGACCAAAGCTGTGAAAACGGACAGGTTTGCAGAGGAGGTGGAAGTTGAAGACAATCTTGATCTTCCAACCGCCTCTAAGAAACCAAGAAACAATGAGACTCCTGGCCTGTCTCAGATACAGTTCCAGCTAGAGAGTACATCCATCACCAGCAGTAACCCGTCTTCTACTGGGATTGTATCGGGGATGAAGCGTCTTGGAATCGACAATCCTGATGGCACCAAAGATGGTGTAAAAAGACCGAGACTTTCTCCTAGGACTCCCCAGCCTCAAACAGAACATAGCCCTCAggataaagaaaaagaggcCGATATTACCAGTACGAGCGAAGAAGCCCCTACTGCAGCTCATACTCTGACTCAGCCCTCCTTACCCTCCCTACCCGAACCAGAAGTGCATCAAGGCCCTGAAGACTCGACCGACAACGACATCCCAGAACTAGTCCGCTCTCGACCTTACTCCGGCCCCAGGAAGCCCAGGACCCAGCTAGcccagcatcttcctccgctcTGGAATCTCAGTGACATATTCAAGTCACTTACGAACAGAGCGATCGAACTTAACCTCGATGATGTTCTGTCCCACCTTGGTGATAGACGACTCCGTGTTGTCACTGTTTGTTCCGGGACAGAGAGTCCGCTGTTGGCATTGGAAATGGTCAGAGAAA ATCTGCAAAAATATTTCAACCGAACCCTCAACTTCCAGCACCTTTTCAGTGCTGAAATTGTTCCTTTCAAGCAAGCATACATCGAGCGCAACTTCCACCCTCGCCTTCTCTTCCGCGATGTAACTGAGCTTAAAGACAGAGTTGC CCAAACGGCCTACGGCTCATTGGAGAAGATCCCTAAGAACGTCGACATCCTGATCGCTGGATTCTCATGTGTCGACTTTTCGGGACTAAACAATCACCGAAAGACactcgacgaggaaggcgaaTCGGGTGGTACATTCTGGGGCATAGTCCGCTACGCCAGGGCATACCGTCCACGTCTCGTTATCCTGGAAAACGTCAAGACGGCGCCCTGGAAGAAAATCGCACAGCACTGGAACGATATTGGTTACTTTGCCATCCatgctgatgttgatacAAAGGCGTATTATCTTCCACAGACCCGCGAGCGGGGGTATATGTTCTGTGTTGATAAGAAATCTATTGCCGAGAACGGTCTCGCGGAAGAGGACATGCAGCAGTGGACAGAGATCCTAAAACGGTTTAAGCGTCCTGCCAGCTCGCCGGCGGGTATGTTTCTGATTGACGCTGATGATAGACGTCTTGAGCAGATAGAGAAAGACATGGCTGCAAAAATCGCGTCTTCAGCGTCGGCCGCCAAGGCGACGGTCAACTGGGATCGTTACCAGGTGCGGCATCAGAGCTATCGACTGAACCAGGGCCTCGGTTATCGTCGACCTGTCAGCAAGTCTCAGGATGATGGGACGTGTCGGATGCCGGACTTTGCGTGGCAGACCTGGGTCAAGTCGTTGCCGGAGCGGGTGTGGGATACCATCGATGTGAACTTTTTGAGGAAGCTAGTTGAGGGTTATGACATGAACTACAAAGA GAGGTGCTTAGAGCTGTCTCAAGGCATAGATCGAGAGATGGATTCCCGAGCATTCGGTATTGTCGGTTGCATCACGCCTACCGGGCTTCCGTTCATGACAACTAGAGGTGGCCCTCTCTGTGGTCTGGAATCGCTTGCATTGCAAGGATTGCCTTTGGATCGACTTCTTTTGACCCAGGAATCGCAACGCGAGCTGCAAGACCTCGCCGGCAATGCCATGAGCTCTACCGTCGTTGGAGCAGCAATTCTCTCGGCCCTAATTGTTGGTCATAGGGCGCTCAAAAAGGGCAATTCTCTTCAGGAATCTGATTTTCGAGCCCCAAAGCGCAAGGCTATCATTCCTCAGGGCGAGAACAATTTGGTGGAGAGTAGCATGCATTTAGATGCAGCCACCGTTGTGAATATGTCAAAACTCCAAGACCAAGCTACCAGCAGTGCCAGATATTGCATTTGTGAAAGACAAACTTCTACAAGGGCAGTCATTTTAAGGTGCACACACTGCTCCCACACGGCCTGCTCAGAGTGTAGTGGGAATCCCCAACATGCCTACGAACGTTGGACCGACTTGGTGCGAACTTCGCCGTTGGATTTCATCAGCTCACTTCGCGcatttcttccagctcgATTGGTGGTCAATGGTATAACTCATGGCAGCTACGCAAAGTTGCGATTTGGTTCTTCCATTGCTCCCACTATCTTGGCCGAGTTTTTGGATGCCGTCTTTCGGGCTGTTGGCGACGAGCTCCGCCTTTTGGATATCAAGCGAAGTGAGTCTTGGACTGTGCTCTATGAGGGCAAATCTTCTGTCTTGAAGCTCGTCGTTCAAGTGAAGAGCATAACTTGGTTGCTTTTTGCAAAACCGCGTGAGTCAGATCCCGCCTTGTGCTTGATACGCGAAGTACTATCCAAGCCGATTGCGCGCATGGTAGTGCCTCAATCTGGATCGATCTTGGAAGGTAATTGGGAAATATGTGCACCCCTCAGCTCAAGCTGCTCCTTGGGGCTCTCTGGAAGCGGGGGCCGAGTTCAATCATATGAATCCAAATGCGGCTTGGAATTGGAAAGATTTAGAGATTCATTGACTTGGACACATATTACCGTGGAAGGTGCTGATGAGGAGGTGAACGATTTGGAAATTGATGTTAGAGGTACATacgagcttcttcaagactGTGGGACGGCAAATGCCTGTCTGCATAAAAAGGCAGCTTCAGTCGGGGAGCCTGTCGTCTACCTCTTTTTGGACCCGGCGAAGCTGGGAGAGCCTAAAAGTGATTCGTTTGTTTTTGCTTTCGATCATACGCGCAACCCAGGATATGAGTGCCGCCTGTCTATTGCTGAGGTGTCTCATAAATGGCGTTCTTCAAATGCTACTGAGAAAACTGATACCACTGCCGTTTACTACAAGAAGTGGATTGCCTGTCCAACCGTTTCCCTGGCCTCCTATGCCGGAGACTCCGAAAGTCCCATCAGATGCTATAACTTGCAACCCGCTTCGTCAATTCCCCTCATCGACGATGGATGTAATAACGCGAATTTGACCCTATTGGCGTTTACcgcaccaacagcagccatcGACGCACCACGGCTTACCGCAGAATGGGGGGTTACTGACCCGGTTGACTCTCCACAAGTCCTGCGAAAGTATGTATGGTTGCTCCAAAAGGCTGCCGCGTATTCCGGTTTCCGGGAATGGAATGAGGTTACGGAAGCAAAAGTCCAAGGGCCATGCATGGTTTGTGTCCCACCAAAGCCAGGAATCAAATGGGGACGAGATGCACGGGGTCGCGTCAAGGCGTATGAAGACCCATATAGTGCTGCTAGGTACGAACGCGACATCAAATCTCGTCCGCCCCCCTTCTTGATATTCCAGAGGACCAATAAACAAGGCCTGGCTGAGCTTCACGTTACGCTTAACATCCAGACCCTCTTGCACCAGGCGCATGGGAGGTTGTCCAGTCCAAATGCTGCATCATTCCATTGGCGCTTGATACCAAACTCGTACAACACGAAAGAATTGTCATTTCCCGCGTTCAATTTAAGGAGCAACAGGAGCGACCCTCTAAGCACACAGCCACCCGGGTTTATCGTGGAGTTACGCCCCGAGCAACGACGTTCTCTGTCATGGATGATAGAACAGGAAGATGAGAACATCGAGCCCTTcattgaagaagaaaccGAAGAGGCGATCCTGGAATCGTTGATGTGGCGTGCAGAGGGCAAAGTTACGGTGCCAAAGACTGTCCGAGGGGGTATTTTGGCTGATGATGTGGGATATGGCAAAACCGCCATTGTCTTGGGGCTAATTGACAAGTTATACAATATGGCCAATGTCGATTTCTCCGTTCCATTGAATGCCGACGGGTTTATCCCAAGCAGGGCAACTCTAATAGTGGTTCCGACCATCATGGTTCAGCAATGGCGGTCAGAGATAGTGAAGTTCTTGGGAAGCAAGTACAATGTACTCGTGTTTCCCTCAGCAGCGGCGTTGAAAAAGGTCAGCATTCGAGACATCAGGAAGTGTGACATAGTGCTGGTGTCCTGGGCTGTTTTCAGTACGACCAGTTACTACCAGCGCTTCAAACAATTTGCTGGCGCGCCTGAGGTTCCGTTGAAGGCAGGTAGAAATTTTGATGATTGGTTTTCCCATGCACATGGCTTGATGAAGCGTCATGTTCGTGTCCTTGCTGAACAAGGCCCTCGTGCTTTCCAGGATGACCTCAAAAATAGACGTGCGCAAACAAAGGACGCCCAGGAGGAATACAGATATGTCCCGTCCAAACGGCTGCGGGGAAAGAAATATACGCTGGCGAAACTGAACAAGGAATGCGAGGCGAAGAGCAGCAGTGTGTCCTATGCTGAGGTATCTAGCGCAGAAGAGGATTCAGACGAGGCTGGCGGCGAGAATATTTCAGATAGTCTTGAAGCCAAAGTCGAAAGCCTCCTTCGGCGAGTGATACCTAAGTTTTCCAaggccaaagaagaagaatcagATGAAGAGCAGATAGCTGACTCTAAGAGTGCAAAACCGTGGCATGACTGGAAGGAGTTCAACATTTCACGAAACTCACGGAGCAAGCAGCCATGGGAAGCTGTCAAGGGAATTCCACTCCACGCCTTCGCTTTTAACCGGCTCGTCATCGATGAGTTCACGTACGCAAGCATCGACAGACTTAACCAATTACTCGCATTGCAAGCTCGCTCTCGGTGGGTTCTCTCCGGAACACCACCACTAAATGACTTTGCGGACGTCAACACAATCGCCCCCTTCATGGGCGTGCATCTGGGgattgatgatgatgacacAAATCCCCAGAATCGACGGCTCAAGGCCATTCGCAATCAGCGCTCCGATGCTGAGACGTTCCAGTCCTTTCGGGCCCCGCGGAGTGAAGCATGGCACCGGCGTCGATATGGGGTAGCGCAGAACTTTCTGGATCGATATGCAAGGAGGAACATTGCTGAGATTGATGAAATACCCTCCACCGAGCACATTGTTCTCGTTCGCCAAAGCCCAGCTGAGAAAGCGATTTACCTCGAGCTTTATAAGCAACTGATGACATATAACCGACAGCTTCGTCGAAGCACCAGCCGAGGAGGCTTTGGCAGTGACCAAGCCGAACGACTGGATGAAATCATTGCGAGTAGCTCGACAACAGAAGAGGCATTGATCAAACGTTGCACGTCCCTTGCCCTCCAAGGCCGATGGGATGCTGATGGTAAACCAGAAGCCGCCACCTGTGTGTCTCTTATTGAAACGCGGGAAGAACAGCTCGAGAAGCTGAAAAATGACCTCAAGAGCAAATTGAAACTTGCCGCCTGGGTTTATTGTGCTTGTAACCGGAGCCATGAAAAGTTCGACAAATTTGTTCAAAGTGTGGCCCGACACGACTTCGGCGACATGGGAGTGACAGGCGAGGTATACCCTCTGCTTAACACTGCAATTCATACATCGAGAAACGAAGACTGGAAGTTATTCTTCGCCAACCCAGACTCCAAAGTCCaggagaatgaggaagacgataAGGAAAACATAAAAGACACAGAAGACACTGACGCAACAGCGGAGAAGCCCAcagcaaaggcaaagacTGTCACGCCCCTTCCCACAAAGCCCACTCAAATGCGAGAGTTCGAGCCCGTACTCCGCGAAGTCACGACCACAATCCGAAACCTGCTTGTCGAATGGGTGCTTCGCAAGCGAGCTTTGCGCTTCCTCAAAATTGTTCGGCAGATGCAGACCAACCCTGCAGATGTACCCTCCTGCGACAGGTGCCAGAATCAGCCAGGTCTCCTAGCCAAAGTGAACATCCTAGGATCCTGCGGCCACGCAATTTGCTTGACTTGCACCCAGCAAACAATCGAAAAAGAGGAATGCGAAGTGGAAGGTTGTCGAGGCTCCGGCAAGCGGTTCAACATAATCAATGCCATGATACTCGGCTGTGATACAGACAACCTCGATTCGCCAGTCGCAGATATAGACAAGAGCTCCGAATACGGGGGCACAAAAATGGACGTCCTTGTTGATATACTTGGCCACCAGATCCCAAAACATGAGCGCGCACTGCTATTTATTCAATTCCCAGACCTGATGGATATAGCGTCCAAGGCCCTTGATTCAGCGAGGATAACACACACAACGATCTCATCAGCAGATCGCAATGCGAGCCTTAAGATCGAAAAGTTCCAAAAAGAAGGCTTTGGAGATAGCAAAGTCCTTCTTTTGAACCTGGGTAGTGAAATGGCGGCAGGCTT AAACCTGCAATGCGCGAACCACATAGTTTTTCTGTCGCCGTTTTTCGCCCAAACCCAATATGACTATGACTCGACGATGACCCAAGCCATTGGACGATGTCGGCGATATGGGCAGACAAATCACGTACATGTCTATCATTTACTCGCAAAAATGACGATCGATGTGAACATACTTCAGGAAAGACGGGGCAAAGTTCTTGtcgagagagagggagaagcgGCTTTGGTCGATCCTGAGGAGGCTTTGGAATCCGAAGCGATTACTTGTCAGGGGCCGGAGATGTTGGTTGACAATGCGTTTTGA